A window of the Limanda limanda chromosome 8, fLimLim1.1, whole genome shotgun sequence genome harbors these coding sequences:
- the trhr2 gene encoding thyrotropin releasing hormone receptor 2, giving the protein MADNASSRVDTPTNISLSPSVAVSELLEYKTVSVFLVLLVCGAGIVGNIMVVLVVLTTRHMRTPTNCYLVSLAIADLMVLVAAGLPNVADSLTGTWVFGHAGCLGITYLQYLGINASSCSITAFTVERYIAICHPMKAQTVCTVSRAKRILAGVWIFTCVYCMLWFFLVDIQVGPDAHVQCGYRVKRELYLPIYLTDFAIFYVIPLLLAIVLYGLIARILYLSPLPHHPDASATTLRRSCREPPEPGKGGRPGRPKTALSSRKQVTKMLAVVVILFALLWMPYRTLVLINSFVSTPYLDAWFLLFCRTCIYANSAINPVIYNVMSQKFRSAFRGLYRCQRPEGIQRTLSTIQPGLSTRDRRTSHANSRGTNEKTKMTTTDLTTKQNGSSHQEALSGEKAKLESDVPAATFRFCVRPSETSPAGDKDEDHLSSEDAHGNAAGKQTPD; this is encoded by the exons ATGGCCGACAACGCCAGCTCCAGAGTGGACACGCCCACCAACATCTCCCTGAGTCCCAGCGTCGCCGTCTCCGAGCTGCTGGAGTACAAGACGGTGTCGGTGttcctggtgctgctggtgtgtgGCGCGGGCATCGTGGGCAACATcatggtggtgctggtggtccTCACCACCCGCCACATGAGGACCCCCACCAACTGCTACCTGGTGAGCCTGGCCATCGCCGACCTGATGGTGCTGGTGGCGGCCGGGCTGCCCAACGTGGCCGACAGCCTGACGGGCACGTGGGTGTTCGGCCACGCCGGCTGCCTGGGGATCACCTACCTCCAGTACCTGGGCATCAacgcctcctcctgctccatcacGGCCTTCACCGTGGAGAG GTACATAGCGATCTGTCATCCGATGAAGGCTCAGACCGTGTGCACCGTGTCCCGAGCCAAACGCATCCTGGCCGGGGTCTGGATCTTCACCTGTGTCTACTGCATGCTCTGGTTCTTCCTGGTGGACATTCAG GTCGGCCCGGACGCACACGTGCAGTGCGGCTACAGAGTGAAGCGGGAGCTCTATCTGCCCATCTACCTCACCGACTTCGCCATCTTCTACGTCATCCCTCTGCTGCTCGCCATCGTGCTGTACGGCCTCATCGCTCGAATCCTCTACCTCAG TCCTCTGCCCCACCACCCGGACGCCAGCGCCACCACGCTGCGGCGGAGTTGTCGGGAACCCCCCGAGCCGGGGAAGGGGGGTCGCCCGGGCCGGCCCAAGACAGCGCTCTCCTCCAGGAAACAG GTGACAAAGATGTTGGCCGTGGTGGTGATCCTCTTCGCTCTGCTCTGGATGCCCTACCGGACTCTAGTTCTGATCAACTCCTTTGTGTCCACGCCGTATCTGGACGCCTGGTTCCTCCTGTTTTGTCGGACATGCATTTACGCCAACAGCGCCATCAACCCGGTGATTTACAACGTCATGTCTCAGAAGTTCCGCTCGGCGTTCCGCGGCCTCTACCGGTGCCAGCGGCCGGAAGGAATCCAGAGGACGCTGTCCACGATCCAGCCCGGCCTCAGCACCCGGGACCGGAGGACATCCCACGCCAACAGCAGAGGAACCAATGAAAAGACAAAGATGACCACCACTGATTTGACTACCAAGCAGAATGGAagcagccaccaggaggcgctcAGCGGCGAGAAGGCAAAGCTCGAGTCCGACGTCCCAGCTGCTACGTTCAGATTCTGTGTGCGTCCTTCGGAGACGTCTCCAGCTGGAGATAAAGACGAGGATCATCTTTCCTCAGAGGATGCTCACGGGAACGCTGCAGGCAAACAGACACCAGACTAA